From Coffea arabica cultivar ET-39 chromosome 10e, Coffea Arabica ET-39 HiFi, whole genome shotgun sequence, one genomic window encodes:
- the LOC113712810 gene encoding uncharacterized protein, translating into MPPPKKPSRGFSFFGIAAGGGGGGAGDNGKTDDPPKLNMEADREVYRPGDLVNITVEIKNPKALFSLLIEKLSFEIKGIEKLDTNWFSTPKPSPDSKQRRGEYTFMDWFTPTIVSNQIIAAGATTRYVVRTILPNIIPPSYRGATIRYLYYARSTLFGKYLILENGPSATESIQDLPEMEARIPLQIWVTQKTNGLLSEGDYNDGIVPATSVLLDVYWKEVDGDSEWTRANESFDGVEEGYESSRDEILSVSSYIKEDIHRAFGSSLSLQSTLARSSSKDLSNLEGRASISSNLALPRVAVAEVLHDNSDGVLFPSKSDDTAFQSRLRIHTRSLSLDDETRVPSAPGTVEAGASEGFVRGRSYNIRLDDQVLLRFSPKNSDSTYYFSDMIGGTLTFFHEEGARRCLELSVTLEMTETISRRFVHPSRKHSPTITKVHSDHHEVVADLVQTSFLFSIPMDGPMSFSTRYVSVQWALRFEFLTTPKNVDWTRYEHPLLIEGRDKCEWLLPITVHAPPLGAAATQIRSEKPFSLEPLWVRT; encoded by the exons atgccACCACCGAAAAAACCCTCTCGCGGCTTCTCATTCTTCGGCATCGCAGCTGGCGGCGGAGGTGGCGGAGCCGGAGACAATGGTAAAACCGACGATCCACCGAAGCTGAACATGGAGGCGGATAGGGAAGTGTACCGACCTGGTGATCTAGTCAACATTACAGTTGAAATCAAGAACCCAAAGGCGTTGTTTTCGCTTCTGATCGAAAAACTTAGCTTCGAAATCAAAGGGATCGAGAAATTGGATACTAATTGGTTCAGTACTCCTAAGCCTTCCCCTGATTCTAAGCAGCGTCGAG GAGAATATACTTTCATGGACTGGTTCACACCTACTATagtttcaaatcaaatcattgCAGCTGGGGCAACCACGAGAT ATGTTGTGCGAACGATTCTACCTAACATTATTCCACCCTCATATAGAGGTGCAACAATTCGTTACTTATACTACGCAAGAAGCACGTTATTTGGGAAGTACTTGATATTGGAGAATGGTCCCTCTGCTACAGAGTCAATACAAGACCTTCCTGAGATG GAAGCCCGGATACCGTTGCAGATATGGGTTACTCAGAAAACCAATGGTTTACTGAGTGAAGGAGATTATAATGATG GTATTGTTCCTGCAACTTCTGTTCTCTTGGATGTGTATTGGAAAGAGGTGGATGGAGATTCTGAATGG ACTAGGGCAAATGAAAGTTTTGATGGAGTGGAGGAAGGATATGAAAGTTCGAGGGATGAAATTTTATCAGTTTCTTCCTACATTAAAGAAGACATTCACCGAGCTTTTGGGAGTTCCTTGTCACTGCAGTCAACTCTTGCAAGGTCTTCCAGTAAAGACTTGTCAAATCTAGAAGGACGTGCAAGCATATCTTCGAATCTTGCATTACCTCGAGTAGCAGTGGCTGAAGTCTTGCACGATAATAGTGATG GAGTCTTGTTCCCCAGCAAGTCTGATGATACTGCCTTCCAAAGTCGACTGCGGATACACACAAGATCCCTTTCCTTAGATGATGAAACAAGAGTACCATCTGCCCCTGGAACTGTTGAAGCTGGAGCAT CAGAAGGGTTTGTTCGAGGAAGATCTTATAATATCAGATTGGATGACCAAGTTCTACTAAGATTTTCTCCAAAGAACTCTGACTCTACTTATTACTTCAGTGATATG ATAGGTGGAACTCTAACTTTTTTTCATGAAGAAGGAGCTAGAAGATGCCTTGAG CTTTCTGTTACTCTGGAGATGACAGAGACTATAAGTAGGCGCTTTGTCCATCCATCTAGGAAACATTCTCCAACTATTACCAAG GTCCACAGTGATCACCATGAGGTTGTTGCAGATCTAGTGCAGACAAGCTTTTTATTTTCCATTCCCATGGATGGGCCTATGTCTTTTTCCACTCGTTATGTGTCTGTACAATGGGCTTTGCGGTTCGAATTCCTTACCACTCCTAAGAATGTCGACTGGACCAG ATATGAGCATCCACTTCTGATAGAGGGAAGAGACAAATGTGAGTGGCTTCTTCCGATAACTGTCCATGCACCTCCCCTTGGGGCTGCTGCAACTCAAATCCGAAGTGAGAAGCCATTTTCTCTGGAACCTTTGTGGGTTCGTACCTGA